In Embleya scabrispora, the DNA window TTCAGGACGAACTTCATCAGCATCGGGTGCGGCAAACCGTGCTTGGTGGCGAAGTTCATCACCCTCGGGTCGCCGATCAGCTTCACGAAGACCCGGCCGAGCGTGTAGTAGCCGCCGTACGTCTGCTTGAGGATGCGCGGGTAGTCGTGCAGCGCGCGCTCGCGGCCCTCCGGGGTGAGGCGGGCCACCGCCTGGGTGATCACCTGGGCCGCGATCTCGCCGGACTCCATCGCGTACGCGATGCCCTCGCCGTTGAACGGGTTGACCATCCCGCCCGCGTCGCCGACCAGCAACAGGCCCTTGGTGTAGTGCGGTTGGCGGTTGAAGCCCATCGGCAGCGCCGCGCCGCGGATCGGGCCCTGCTGGTTCTCGTCGGTGTAGCCCCAGTCCTCGGGCATGCCGGAGACCCAGCCCTTGAGCAGGTCGCGGTAGTCGATGTCCTTGAACGCCGCCGAGGTGTTGAGCAGGCCCAGGCCCACGTTCGAGGTGCCGTCGCCCATGCCGAACACCCAGCCGTAGCCGGGCAGCAGCTTCTCCTGGCCGTCGCGGCGGTCCCACAGCTCCAGCCACGACTCGAGGTAGTCGTCGTCGCTGCGCGGGGAGGTGAAGTAGGTGCGGACCGCGACGCCCATCGGGCGGTCCTCGCGGCGGTGCAGGCCCATCGCGAGGGAGAGACGGGTCGAGTTGCCGTCGGCGGCGACCACGATCGGCGCGCGGAAGGCGGTCTCCTCCTTCGAGCCGTTCATCCGCGCGTTGACGCCGACGATGCGGCCGGTGCGCTCGTCCAGGATCGGGCCGGTGACGTTGGCGCGCTCGTACAGCTTCGCGCCCGCGGCCGCCGCCTGGCGGGCCAGGATCTCGTCGAAGTCGGCCCGCTTGCGGACCAGTCCGTGTGCCGGGAAGCTGGCCAGGTCCGGCCAGTCCAGTTCGAGCCGCATGCCGCCGCCGAGGATGCGCAGCCCCTTGTTGGGCAGCCACCCGGCCTCGACCGAGGTGTCCACGCCCATCGCGATCAACTGCTTGACCGCGCGCGGGGTGAGCCCGTCGCCGCAGACCTTCTCCCGCGGAAACGCGGTCTTCTCCAGCAGGATCACGCTCACGCCGGACTTGGCCAGGTGATACGCCGTGGTCGATCCGGCCGGACCGGCCCCGACCACGATGACGTCGGCCTCATGCGTCGAGTCGGCGCGCTTGGTGGTTGTGACGGGCGCTGCGTCGGTCACGGACGACTCCCCTGGAAGTCTCTGCGGCAGTGCCGAAACCGGGACGGTTCCGGCCGGACAAGTCTATGAGCAGCGGGCGCAAGGCGAACCGTGGCCACTCCCCGGGCACCGGACCGGCCCGTGGTCATCCGGTGGTCGGACGAAAGCCCCGGTGCAGCGCGACCACGCCGCCGGTGAGGTTGCGCCAGGCCGCCCGCTCCCAGCCGGCGCGGCGTACGATCGCGGCCAGTCCGGCCTGGTCGGGCCAGGCGCGGATCGACTCGGCCAGGTAGACGTACGCGTCCGGGTTGCTGCTCACGGCGGTGGCCACCGACGGCAGCGCGCGCATCAGGTACTCCACGTAGACCGTCTCGAACGGAGCCCACGTGGGCCGGCTGAACTCGCAGACCACCAGGCGCCCACCCGGCCGGGTCACCCGCAACATCTCGCGCAGCGCGCCCTCGGTGTCGTTGACGTTGCGCAGCCCGAAGGAGATGGTCACCGCGTCGAACGTGGCGTCCCGGAACGGAAGCCGCGTCGCGTCGCCCGCGGTGAACGGCAATTCGGGGTGTCGGCGCTTGCCCTCGCGCAGCATGCCCACGGAGAAGTCGCACGGAACCACGTCCGCGCCCGCGTCCCGGAAGGGCAGCGAGGAGGTGCCGGTGCCGGCCGCCAGGTCGAGTACGCGCTCACCCGGGCGCGCGTCCACGGCCCGCGCGACGGCTTTGCGCCAGGACCGGTCCTGGCCCATCGACAGCACGGTGTTGGTCAGGTCGTAGCGCGCCGCGACCGCGTCGAACATCGACGCGACTTCACGCGGTTGTTTGTCCAGGGAGGCTCGGGTCACCCGGCCATCATCTCGCGGCCGGGACCGTGCCCGGGTCCTGGGGGCGGGCAACGCACCGGGCGGGTCGCGTGGAGCGTGCGACCCGCCCGGTGGCCTCGTTTCGGCGGCCGGTGCTCAACGGCGCCCGGCGCGGCCGCCGGCCCGGCGCCTGCCGACCTTGACCCCGCCGCCGAGCCGGCCGATGCGTACGCCGACACCGACGCCGCCGCCGCGCCCGCGACCGGTGCGGCGGCGCCTGCGATTCGGGGTCACGGCATGGACGATGGATCGGATCCGAGTACCAACGGACATGGTGTGCCTCCTCGTTCCGCACGGGCGGCGCCCGCGTCGGAAGTGGTCGGGAAACCCTGTCTTGTCGACCGGGCGCCTGCCCCCGGTTCGGCCGGCCATGCCTGTTCGGACCCCGTACGATCCCGCGCCACCGCCCTCGGGCCGCCGTCAGCGGCGGTGCACGAGCCGGCCGCCGAGCACGGTGGCCACGCACGAGCCGGCGCCGTGGGCGAGCAGGGCCGCGTACGGGTCGCCTTCGGTCGGCACGTCGAACACCGCGAGGTCGGCGAGGCCGCCCGGGCGCAGCGTGCCCGTCCCGTCCAGGCCGCCCATCGCCGCCGCGCCGCCGACCGTGACCGCCTCGACCAGGCGCCGGTCCAGGTCGTCGGCGCGGTATCCCTGCCGCCATGCGACCTCGCGGGCCGCCGCCGCCTCCTCCCACATGTCCAGGGACGGCGAGGAGGCCAGCGAGTCGGTACCCAGGGCCAGCGGCGAGCCCTCGGTCAGGTAGTCCGCCACCGGCGCCTCGCCCGCCGCCAGGATCGCGTTGGAGCGCACGCACAGGGCGACGGCCGTACCGTGCCCGCGCAGCAGCGCCCGGTCCTGCGCGTCCAGGTGCACGCCGTGCGCGACGTGCACGTCCGGGCCGAGCCCGGCGAAGCCGTCCAGGTAGGTCGCGGGGCTGCCGCCGCTGCCGCCGTCGAGCAGTTCCAGGGCCAGCCCCGTCGCGCGGCTCGCCTCGGCGAACCGGCCGGTGCCGTTCCGGACGAACTCCACCTCGTGCGCGGTCTCCGCCAGGTGCGGGTGCAGCCGCAGTCCGCGCTCGCGGGCGATCTTCACACACTCGGCGAACACGGCCGTCCCGACCGTGAAGGGGGTGTGCGGCGACACGCCCAACGCGCGCCCGCCGCTCGCCCCGCGCAGCGTGTCCACAAACGCCTCGCGGCGCCCGCCCGCCCACAACGCGTCGTCCGCGATCACCTCGACGTAGCTGATCCCGCGCAGCCCCGACCGGCCCACGGGCACCAACACACAGGGATCGGTGACCACGTCGGCCGCCGCCGTCGTCCCCGAACGCAACATGTGGTGCACCCCGCGGCGGGCACTCTCCTGCCACATCACCTCGGAGAAGTCGGCCCGCCGCTCGATCAGCACCCGGATCCACTCGGGGAACGCCAGCCCGGACAACGCGAGATCGCCGAAGTCGGTGTATTGGAGATGCGCGTGCGCGTTCACCAGACCCGGCGTGAGCACCCCGCGCCAGACCCGCTCCCGCGCCCCCTCCGCGACCAACTCGGCCCGCGGCCCCACCGCGACGACGCGCTCGTCCTCCACGAGCACGGCACCGTCACGAATGGGCTCCGCGTCGACCATCGACAAGACAACGGGCGCAACATGCAACGTCAACGACATGCGCCCATCCTGCCAAGCCGGGTTCAGCGCGCGTCGACGACCTTGAGTTCGGGGTGGGCGGTGCCGCCGGTCAGGGCCGTGGAGGACAGGTGGGAGACGACCTTGTCGTCGACCGGGTCGTTCGCCGGGTCGTCGTGCACGATCAGGTGGTTGTACGTGGTGTCGCGCTGCGCGGGGATGCGGCCGGCGGCGCGGATCAGGTGCAGCAGTTCCATCCGGTTCGAGCGGTGCTTGGCGCCGGCGGAGGAGACCACGTTCTCCTCCAGCATGACCGAGCCCAGGTCGTCCGCGCCGTAGTGCAGGGTCAGCTGGCCGGCCTCCTTGCCCGTGGTCAGCCACGAGCCCTGGATGTGCGCGACGTTGTGCAGGAACAGCCGGGCGACCGCGATCAGGCGCAGGTATTCGAGCAGGGTGGCCTGGGTGCGCCCCTTCAGGTGGTTGTTCTCCGGCTGGTAGGTGTACGGGATGAAGGCCCGGAAGCCGCCGGTGCGGTCCTGCACGTCGCGGATCATCCGCAGGTGCTCGATCCGCTCGGCGTTGGTCTCGCCGGTGCCCATCAGCATCGTCGAGGTGGACTCGACGCCCAGGCCGTGCGCGGTCTCCATGATCTCCAGCCAGCGCTCGCCCGACTCCTTGAGCGGGGCGATGGCGGTGCGCGGACGCTCCGGGAGCAGTTCGGCGCCGGCGCCCGCGAACGAGTCCAGCCCCGCCGCGTGGATCCGCGAGATGGCCTCCTCGATGCCCACCCCGGACACCTTGGCCATGTGCGCGACCTCGGACGCGCCGAGCGAGTGGATCACCAGCTGCGGGAACGCGGCCTTGATCGCGGCGAACGAGCGCTCGTAGTACTCGACGCCGAAGTCGGGGTGGTGCCCGCCCTGGAACATGATCTGGGTGCCGCCGAGTTCGACCGTCTCCGCGCACCGGCGCAGGATGTCGTCGATCTCCCGGACCCAGCCCTTCTCGCTCTTGGGCGGGGCGTAGAAGGCGCAGAACTTGCACGCGGTGACGCACACGTTCGTGTAGTTGATGTTGCGCTCGATGATGTACGTCGCGATGTCGACGGTGTCCGCGTAGCGCTTGCGGCGGGCCGCGTCGGCGGCGCGACCCAGCGCGTGCAGCGGCGCGTGGACGTACAGCGCGAGTGCCTCTTCGGGCGTGATCCGCCCACCGTCGGCGGCCCGGTCCAGGACCGGCTGGAGATCGCTGATCACGGGGAAGCCTCCGCATGGAACGAATACGAGTGGAACGACTGCGACTCGCGAACGAGCCTATCCGGCGCGCTCACGAAGCCTGCGGGGCGTCGAGCAGCCGCACCCGGACGTCGGCCGGATACCCGGTGTCGTGCGAGGTACGGCGGGCGAACTCGGCGATCCCGGCCAGGTGGCGCGCGCCCAGCGAGTAGTCGAGCGCCTCGGTGTAGTAGCGCTCCAGCGTGGCCGCGTCGAACGCCTCCCACCGGGCCACGTGCTCGCAGACCTTGTCCACCTCGCGCATGCACAGGTCGCGCGACTCCAGGAAGGCCCGGTGCACCTCGCGCACCTCGGCGGGATGCGCGGCCAGGAAGTCGCGGCGCGCGGCCCACACCGCGAAGACGAACGGCAGCCCGGTCCACTGCTTCCACTCCTCGGCCAGGTCGTAGACCTTCAGGCCCAGGCGCGGCGCGTCGTAGAGCGTCGCCCGCAACGCGACGTCGCCGATCACCACGGCGGCGTCCGCCTCCTGCATCATCAGGCCCAGGTCGGGCGCCGAGGTGAAGAACTTCGGCCGTACGCCGTACCTCTCCTCCAGCAGCAGCCGGGCCAGCCGGACCCCCGTGCGGCTCTGCGAGCCGAGGGCGACCCGGGAGCCGTCCAATTCCTCGATCGGCACCTGGCTGATCAGCATGACCGACATCACGGGCCCGTCGGCGGCCACCGCGATGTCCGGCAGCACCACGAGGTCCTCCGCGTGCCGCAGGAATTCGACGACGCTGATCGGCGCGATGTCGAGGTCGCCGCGCACCAGGGCGTCGTTGAGGTTGTCCGGAGTGTCCTTGGTGAGCTCCAGATCCACCAGCGTGCCCGTGCGTGCCAGGCCCCAGTAGATGGGCAGGCAGTTGAGGTACTGGATATGGCCCACCCGGGGTCGCCGGCGGCCGGCTTGCGGTGCGTTGTCCACACTGTCCATCCCCGCAGGCTATGCCCGGCTCCGCGGATCCCCGGTATCGACCCGGCCGGCATCCGCGGTGTCACCGAACAGGCACAAGACCGGATATGCGGCAGTGGCAGCGGGAAGTGGGTGAGACCCTTCCGGGACCGGGCCGAACCGCACGGCGGTCCGCCGACTACGACGGAGGAAGCGCGATGCACTCGTCCCCGGGCTCGTATCCGGGCCAGGGTGGCGGCTACCCGCCCCCGCCCCCGCCCTACGCGGCCACACCCGCCCCGCCGCCGTACGACCCGGGTGGCGGGTACCGTCCCGGCGGCCCGGGCGCGCCCGGCGGCGGGCACGGCGCGCCGCCGCGACCGCAGCCCGCCCGACCCGCGTTCGGCGCGCTGCGCGGCACCGTCGCCGGGATCAGCCTGGTGCTGGCCGTGCTGTTGTCGATCCCGGCCCTGTCGGCGCTGTGGTTGCGCTGGGAGGTGGTCTCCGACCAGGGGTTCACGGACAACGCGGTCGAGCTGATCGACGAGTCGGCGATCCGCAGCGAGGTCGCGCGGCTGATGACCGACGAGGTGATCCGGCAACTGCCGCCCGGAGTCCGGAACCAGGTGCCGCGCCAGGTGGTGCAGACGGCGGTGACCGAGGAGATCGCCAAGCCGACGTTCAAGGCGATCTGGAAGGACGGCGTGGCCACGGCGCACGACGTGGTGTTGTCCTCGCTCCTGGGCCGGGACAGCAAGAACGTGCAGACCAACGGCGACGAGGTCGTGGTCAACCTGAAGAGCCCGGTCGACGCGATCGTGGGCCAGTTGAACAAGGCCGGAATCCCGGTCTCCAAGGCGGGCCTGCCGACCAGCATCCCGATCGACCTCGCGCAACTGCCGCACGCCTCCGACGCGAAGCAGGGTCGGGACGCGCTCCAGGCGGTGGACGACGCGGGCCGGTGGTTGCCGATCTTGGC includes these proteins:
- a CDS encoding menaquinone biosynthetic enzyme MqnA/MqnD family protein, with the protein product MDSVDNAPQAGRRRPRVGHIQYLNCLPIYWGLARTGTLVDLELTKDTPDNLNDALVRGDLDIAPISVVEFLRHAEDLVVLPDIAVAADGPVMSVMLISQVPIEELDGSRVALGSQSRTGVRLARLLLEERYGVRPKFFTSAPDLGLMMQEADAAVVIGDVALRATLYDAPRLGLKVYDLAEEWKQWTGLPFVFAVWAARRDFLAAHPAEVREVHRAFLESRDLCMREVDKVCEHVARWEAFDAATLERYYTEALDYSLGARHLAGIAEFARRTSHDTGYPADVRVRLLDAPQAS
- a CDS encoding geranylgeranyl reductase family protein; translated protein: MTDAAPVTTTKRADSTHEADVIVVGAGPAGSTTAYHLAKSGVSVILLEKTAFPREKVCGDGLTPRAVKQLIAMGVDTSVEAGWLPNKGLRILGGGMRLELDWPDLASFPAHGLVRKRADFDEILARQAAAAGAKLYERANVTGPILDERTGRIVGVNARMNGSKEETAFRAPIVVAADGNSTRLSLAMGLHRREDRPMGVAVRTYFTSPRSDDDYLESWLELWDRRDGQEKLLPGYGWVFGMGDGTSNVGLGLLNTSAAFKDIDYRDLLKGWVSGMPEDWGYTDENQQGPIRGAALPMGFNRQPHYTKGLLLVGDAGGMVNPFNGEGIAYAMESGEIAAQVITQAVARLTPEGRERALHDYPRILKQTYGGYYTLGRVFVKLIGDPRVMNFATKHGLPHPMLMKFVLKMLANLTDPRGGDAMDRIINGMARIAPAA
- the mqnC gene encoding cyclic dehypoxanthinyl futalosine synthase, which gives rise to MISDLQPVLDRAADGGRITPEEALALYVHAPLHALGRAADAARRKRYADTVDIATYIIERNINYTNVCVTACKFCAFYAPPKSEKGWVREIDDILRRCAETVELGGTQIMFQGGHHPDFGVEYYERSFAAIKAAFPQLVIHSLGASEVAHMAKVSGVGIEEAISRIHAAGLDSFAGAGAELLPERPRTAIAPLKESGERWLEIMETAHGLGVESTSTMLMGTGETNAERIEHLRMIRDVQDRTGGFRAFIPYTYQPENNHLKGRTQATLLEYLRLIAVARLFLHNVAHIQGSWLTTGKEAGQLTLHYGADDLGSVMLEENVVSSAGAKHRSNRMELLHLIRAAGRIPAQRDTTYNHLIVHDDPANDPVDDKVVSHLSSTALTGGTAHPELKVVDAR
- a CDS encoding amidohydrolase family protein yields the protein MSLTLHVAPVVLSMVDAEPIRDGAVLVEDERVVAVGPRAELVAEGARERVWRGVLTPGLVNAHAHLQYTDFGDLALSGLAFPEWIRVLIERRADFSEVMWQESARRGVHHMLRSGTTAAADVVTDPCVLVPVGRSGLRGISYVEVIADDALWAGGRREAFVDTLRGASGGRALGVSPHTPFTVGTAVFAECVKIARERGLRLHPHLAETAHEVEFVRNGTGRFAEASRATGLALELLDGGSGGSPATYLDGFAGLGPDVHVAHGVHLDAQDRALLRGHGTAVALCVRSNAILAAGEAPVADYLTEGSPLALGTDSLASSPSLDMWEEAAAAREVAWRQGYRADDLDRRLVEAVTVGGAAAMGGLDGTGTLRPGGLADLAVFDVPTEGDPYAALLAHGAGSCVATVLGGRLVHRR
- a CDS encoding demethylmenaquinone methyltransferase translates to MTRASLDKQPREVASMFDAVAARYDLTNTVLSMGQDRSWRKAVARAVDARPGERVLDLAAGTGTSSLPFRDAGADVVPCDFSVGMLREGKRRHPELPFTAGDATRLPFRDATFDAVTISFGLRNVNDTEGALREMLRVTRPGGRLVVCEFSRPTWAPFETVYVEYLMRALPSVATAVSSNPDAYVYLAESIRAWPDQAGLAAIVRRAGWERAAWRNLTGGVVALHRGFRPTTG